The genome window TAAACAGCTTTGCGATCGCCCTATCCGTGCTATCGCCGCTTAGCTCGTCGCCGACTTTTAGCCCCATTATCTCCTTTGCGGTTTCGGGAGACAGATGGATGAGACCTTTAAAATTTATGGAAGTTATCTGCTGGGCATTTGCCAAAACTGCGCCCAAAAGTAGTAGAAAAACGCTTTTTTTCATTGATTTAACCTAAAAGTGATGATAAGGCTGTATAATAGCACATTTTATTTTTAAACAATATAAATTTAAAAGGCGAATTTATGAAAATCGGTATCGTAGGCCTAGGACTCATCGGCGGCTCGCTAGGTCTTAGCCTAAAAAACGAAAAACTAATCAGCTGCGTTAGCGGCATGGATCTAAGCAAAGAGCACGAAAAACAGGCGATCAAGCTCGGTCTCGTGCATGAAATTTTGACACTTGAGCAGATGAAGCAAAAGTGCGATATGATATTTCTAGCCATCCCCGTAGAAGGCATCATCAAAATCGTCAAAGAATTTGAAGGTATCGGCGAAAACACGACCATCGTCGATCTTGGTAGCACCAAGCAAAAAATAATCGAGGCCGTGCCAGAGAGCATCAGGCAAAATTTCATCCCCGCTCACCCGATGGCGGGCACCGAGTACTCCGGCCCGACTGCCGCGTTTTCTGGGCTTTTTAAAGACGCCGTCGTAGCTATCTGCGACTTTAAAGAAAGCGGCGAGATGCACGTCAAGCGCTCGGTCGAGCTCTTTTCGCACCTAGGCATGAAAATCATTTTTATGAGCGCGGCGGAGCACGATCATCACGCCAGCGTCATCTCTCACCTACCCCACGCTATCAGCTTTTCGCTAGCTAGCAGCGTACTAAAAAAGGAAAACAAAAAAAATATCATCGCACTAAGCGGCACGGGATTTAACGGCATGATCAGGATCGCAAAAAGCTCGCCAGTGATGTGGACGGATATCTTTAAACAAAACAAGCAAAATTTGATAAATTCGATAGACCTTTTCAAAAAAGAACTTGACGAATGCGAAAATTTAATCAAAAACGAGCAGTGGGACGAGCTGCGAGAATGGATGGGCGAAGCTAGAAAAATACGCGAAATTTTATAAATTCAGGCGCAAATTTACCTTAAATTTATCGCTTTTTAGTAAAATCGGTCTCTTTAAGATTTAGGAGATTTTTATGAGAAGACGCGGCAATCCGAATTTGATATTTTTCGGCGTTATTATTTTACTTTTAGTTGCGGCGATAGCTTTTTTATTTACTTCAAAAACATTTGAGCGCGAAGCGCCGAACATCGCTATCTCAGATCAAATTTACTGGAACCTGACCTCGCCTCTGCCGATCAAAATAACCGACGAAGGCGGCGTGAAATCGGTTAAAATCTCGCTCGTAGACGAAAAAGGCAGCGTAAATTTATTGACTCAAAAATTTGAAGCGCCGTCTGAGATCGTCGATTTAAATTTGACCTTTCCGAAAACGGGATTCGGAGCGCAAAAAGATATCTACAACATCGTGATCGAGGCCACGGATACTAGCAAATGGGGATTTTTCCTCGGCAACAC of Campylobacter showae contains these proteins:
- a CDS encoding prephenate dehydrogenase, which codes for MKIGIVGLGLIGGSLGLSLKNEKLISCVSGMDLSKEHEKQAIKLGLVHEILTLEQMKQKCDMIFLAIPVEGIIKIVKEFEGIGENTTIVDLGSTKQKIIEAVPESIRQNFIPAHPMAGTEYSGPTAAFSGLFKDAVVAICDFKESGEMHVKRSVELFSHLGMKIIFMSAAEHDHHASVISHLPHAISFSLASSVLKKENKKNIIALSGTGFNGMIRIAKSSPVMWTDIFKQNKQNLINSIDLFKKELDECENLIKNEQWDELREWMGEARKIREIL